AGCCCCCTCCTTCTCTTGCGAACCGTACGGCCGCGGGTGACTACAATAGGTATACATTCAACCGAAATACCGGCCGCAACTCATCGATATGCCTGCCTCCAGTCTGCCCGTTGCGACGACATCCCCGGTGAAGCTCGGGGAGCAGCATCGGCCGCTCTCCGCCATCATCAGCGACACCCTGCGCGAGCGCATCCTGAGCGGCGAGTTTCCGACCGGCCACCGCCTGGTCGAAGGCCATCTGTCGGAGGAAATGGGAGTCTCCCGCATCCCCATTCGCGAAGCCCTGCGCCTCCTGGCGGCCGAGGGCCTGCTCACCATCGAGCCGCGGCGCGGCGCTTCGGTGGCGCTGCTGTCGGACCAGATGGCGCATGACATGGTCGAAGTGCGGGCCACGCTCGAAGGGCTGAACGCCAAGCTGGCAGCCCAGCGACGCGACGACAAGACGGTCGCCCGGCTGCAGGACGTCCTGGACCAGGGCAAAACGGCTGTCAACGATGGGCACACCGAACGCTTCGTCGAGCTGAATGCACAGTTTCACGAACTGCTGGCCACCATCGCCAACAATGGTGTCCTCACCGAACTGATGCGTTCGCTGCGCGAACGCACCGGCCTGCTGTTCGCCCCCAGCAACATGCAGCGCGCGCGGCAGAACTGGGAGGAGCACGCCCAGATCCTGCAGGCCGTGATTGCCGGCAACGGGGAACTGGCCTCGCTGCTGGCCATGCAGCACGTGCACAACGCCGCCCAGGCCTACGCTGCAAGCCGCCCGCCGGCCCCCTGAGTCTTTTTCCGCCACGGGGCCCCCGCCTCGCTGTTTCCTGCGGCACCCCGGCGCGCCCGGATGCCGGGGAAATCGCGCGCCTGCTAACTTCAACCACGAAAGGATGCGTGCGCCATGCTGCACATGAATGATGAGATGGTGGAACGCCATGTCACGCCGGCCGATGCGCTGGCCGTGATGCGCGATGCCTACCTGAGCTTCGGCCAGGGCCACGCCGCCATGCAGGAGCGTATCCGCACCGAGTCGGGCGGCGTCAAGCTCTCGACACTGGGAGCCGTCCTGCCCGACCAGCAGGTCGCCGGCGCGAAGGTCTACACCACCATCCAGGGCCGGTTCTCGTTCGTCATCCTGATCTTTTCCACGGTGGACGGCCGGCCCCTGGCCTCGTTCGATGCCGGCGCCATCACCCGGCTGCGCACCGCCGCCTGCTCGACCCTGGCCGCGCAGCACCTGGCCCGCAGCGATGCGCGCGTGCTCGCCCTGTATGGCGCAGGCACGCAGGGCAGCGCCCATGCCCGGCAGTTCGCGGAGCATTTCGCGCTGCAGCACATCCTGCTGTGCGATCCCTATGCGCCCGATGACGCGGCGGAGCGGCTGTCCCGAAGCTGCGGCGTTCCGGTCAGCCTGGCCGCGCCGGAAGAAGCCGTGGCGCAAGCCGATCTTGTCATCACGGCCTCGCGCTCGCCGGAGCCCCTGTTTTCAGGCCAGCGGCTGCGGCCGGGCGCATTCGTGGCGGCCATTGGCTCCAGCCTGCCACACACCCGCGAACTCGATGATTCGGCGCTGGAGCGCTGCGCGGCGCTGGTGGTCGAGTGGCGAACGCAATCCATGCGCGAGGCCGGCGACATCGTGATGGCCGCCCCAGGCATCCTGCCCGACCGCAAAATCGTGGAACTGGCCCAGGTGGTCACAGGCGAGGCGCAGCCGCGCCGAAACAACAATGACATCCTGATCTACAAATCGGTCGGCGTGGGCCTCGAAGATGTGGCCCTGGCCGGCTTTGCCTACAGCCGCATCATGGATGGCAAACACGCCTAGAAGCACTTCGTAGAGGGTTGGCTGTTATTTTTGGTATACAATATTCCAAATTCACAGTACCTCCTCATATCCTTGATATGCCCAAAGTCGTATTCCACAAGAGCGGACACACCTACGAAGACGAGGTCAAGGAAAACACCAACCTGGTGGTGCGGGCCGGTGTCCGCCAGTTCCCTTATCCCAACCTCGTCTATGGCTGCGGCATGGGCAAATGCGCCAAGTGCGCCTGCCGCATCGACCGCGGCGCCGAGCATCTGCCCGCGCCCAACTGGAAGGAAAAGAAGCAATTGGGCGAGCGCCTCGAGCGCGGCTATCGCCTCGTCTGCCAGCTGTGGATCCACCACGATCTGGAATTGACGCAGGAAGAAGCCGCCACCGACGGCGGCGCCGGCGCCTTGCCGGCCTGCGCCTGAGGAGCGAATGCCATGTCCACGTATGTGATCCTCACCAGCCGGCCCGGCCAGTTCAGGACCGAGGCCGTTGACGGCCTGCAGCCGCTGGAGACCTACGAATACCGGTTCTGCGGCCGGGCCCGGGCCCGGTTCGTGATTGCCGAACTGCTCACCGCCGTGAAGGTGCGCATCGTCGATGAAACATTTCCTCCGGTGGTCAACCATGTGCCGTCCAAGTTTCTGGAGAAATTCAGCACCCTTGACCACGCCCGCGGCCAGCTCATGCATCTGGCGGCCTGCGGCGGCGGCGATGCCGAACTGGTCAGACAGTGACCCTCCCCACCCTTGCCGAACCCCGACCGATGATTGAAGTAATTTTCATTACCAACCAGGCCAAAGCCGTCAAGGCGCCGGAGAACAGCAATCTGCTGCGCGTGTCGCTGCGTGAACAGGGCGGCATCCCCTTCAAGTGCGGAGGGGGCCTGTGCGGCACCTGTCGCTGCAAGATCGAGCAGGGGCTCGAGAACACGGATGGCATCAAGGACAAGGAACGAAAGCATCTGTCCGAAGCCGACATCCGGGACGGCTACCGCATGGCCTGCCAGACGTTCATCCACGGCAACGTCAGTGTGTCCTGGGAGCCGCGCAAGCCGGCCCCCGTCTCCCCCAGCCTCAGGCCAGCCACCCTCTCCTGACTCCCCACGGCTCGCAGCGCCCGCGATGGGGGCGCTTGGGCCCAGCCCTGGTTGAATGCACCTGATCGGGGTATTTCCGGGGTTAACACGCACCTTGATATGCGCGAATGAAGCCAGAATGAAGCATGCAAATGGTGCATCAGAACAAGCAACAGGCACCGATTTTGCTTTCCGCTGATTCTCAAAGTTCAGGAGCCTTCATGCAAAAACGCGTTTTCCTCCAAATCACGGCCGCCCTTGCCGCAGCGGGCGCCTTCGCCAGCGCCCAGGCCCAGACCACGCCCATCAAATTCCAGCTCGACTGGCGCTTCGAAGGCCCCGCCGCCCTGTTCCTGCTGCCCGCCGCCAAGGGCTACTTCAAGGACGCCAAGCTCGATGTGACCGTCGATGCAGGCAACGGCTCCGGCGGCGCAGTGCAGCGCGTGGCATCGGGGGCCTACCAGATCGGTTTTGCCGACCTCGCCGCGCTGATGGAGTTCCACGCCAACAATCCCGATGCGCCGAACAAGCCGGTGGCCGTGATGATGGTCTACAACAATACGCCGGCGTCGGTGATGGCGCTCAAGAAATCCGGCATCAAGAGCCCGGCCGACCTGAACGGCAAGAAGCTCGGCGCCCCGGTGTTCGATGCCGGACGCCGCGCCTTCCCGATCTTCGCCAAGGCCAACAACGTGAGCAGCGTGCAATGGACCTCCATGGACCCGCCGCTGCGCGAAACCATGCTGATGCGCGGCGACGTGGACGCCATCACCGGCTTCACGTTCACCTCCCTGCTCAATCTCGAGGCGCGCGGCGCCAAGGCCGACGAGGTGGTGATCCTGCCTTACGCCGACTACGGCGTGAAGCTCTACGGCAACGTCATCATTGCCTCGCCCCAGATCATCAAGGACAACCCGGGCGCGGTGAAGGCCTTCCTGCAGGCCTTCGCCAAGGGCGCCAAGGAAGTCATGGCCAAGCCCGAAGCCGCGATCGAGTACGTGAAGCAGCGTGACGGCATCATCAACGTGGCGCTCGAAACGCGCCGCCTGAAGCTGGCCATCGACACCGTGATCAACAGCCCCGACGCGCGAGCCGAAGGCTTCGGCCAGGCCAATCCCGGGCGCATGTCGCTGATGGCCTCCCAGGTGTCGGACGCATTCGCCACCAAGACGCGCGTGAATCCCGAGGCGGTCTGGAACGGCTCGTTCCTGCCGTCCCAGGCCGAGCTGAACGTGCTGCCCGCGAAGAAGTGATGCCTTGAACCGCGAAAGGGCAGCCGCCCTTTCGCGCGGCGCTCCGTGCGCGCTGACTCTCCTGCCCCGCCGGAGCCGATAGGCTTCGGTCTCAGTCATACCACCATGCCCACTGCCCCTCCCGAATCCGACTACTTTGTCGACTTCCGCGACGTCTGGCTCGCCTACAATGACGAGCTGCTCGCCCAGAACCACTTCGCGGTGGAAGCCATCGACCTCAAGGTGCGCGAGGGCGAGTTCATCGCCATCGTCGGCCCTTCGGGTTGCGGCAAGTCCACCTTCATGAAGCTCACCACCGGGCTGAAGATGCCGTCGATGGGCAAGATCCTGATCGACGGCCAACCGGTCGCCGGCCCGCTCAAGATCTCGGGCATGGCCTTCCAGGCGCCCTCGCTGCTGCCCTGGCGCACCACCGTGGACAACGTGCTGCTGCCGCTGGAGATCGTCGAGCCCTACCGCTCCAGCTTCAAGCACAAGCGCAAGCGCAAGGAATACGAGGAGCGCGCCCGCCGCCTGCTGCAGAAGGTGGGCCTGGGCGGCTACGAGGACAAATTCCCATGGCAGCTCTCGGGCGGCATGCAGCAGCGCGCCTCGATCTGCCGCGCGCTGATCCACGAGCCCAAGATGCTGTTGCTCGACGAGCCCTTCGGCGCGCTCGACGCCTTCACGCGCGAGGAGCTGTGGTGCATCCTGCGCGACCTCTGGACCGAACAGAAATTCAACGTCATCCTGGTCACCCACGACCTGCGCGAATCGGTGTTCCTGGCCGACACCGTGTATGTGATGAGCAAGAGCCCCGGGCGCTTCGTGGTCAAGCGCGAGATCAACCTGCCGCGCCCGCGCGACCTGGAGGTCACCTACACCAAGGAATTCACCGACATCGTGCTCGAGCTGCGCGGCCACATTGGCGCCATCCGTAAGCAGGGCGCCGAGGTCCATCAGTAGAAGCGAGCACACAAGCCATGAAGAACAGAAAACAGATCGAGCGCTGGTCCCCCTGGATCCTGCTGGTCGCCGTCATCATGCTGTGGCAGTTCATCTGCGCGGCCTTCAACGTGTCCGAGTTCATCTTCCCGAGCCCGTGGCGCATCTGGACCCAGTTCATGGAGTTCAAGCTCATCATCGCCGGCCACGCCTGGCGCACCTTCTGGGTCACCATGGCGGGCTTCGGCATCGCCATCGTGGTCGGGGTGCTGCTGGGCTTCGTGATCGGCAGTTCGCGCCTGGCCTATGCCGCCATGTACCCCCTGATGACCGCCTTCAATGCGCTGCCCAAGGCCGCCTTCGTGCCGATCCTGGTGGTGTGGTTCGGCATCGGCGTCGGGCCCGCCATCCTCACCGCCTTCCTGATCTCGTTCTTCCCCATCATGGTGAACATCGCCACCGGGCTCGCCACGCTGGAGCCCGAGCTGGAAGATGTGCTGCGCGTGCTCGGCGCCAAGCGCTGGGACGTGCTGATCAAGGTCGGCCTGCCGCGCTCCATGCCCTACTTCTACGGCTCGCTCAAGGTCGCCATCACGCTGGCCTTCGTCGGCACCACCGTCTCCGAGATGACGGCCGCCAATGAGGGCATCGGCTACCTGCTGATCTCCGCCGGCTCTGCCATGCAGATGGGCCTGGCCTTTGCGGGCCTGGTGGTGGTCGGCGCCATGGCGATGGTGATGTACGAGCTGTTCAGCTACGTGGAAAAACACACCACGGCCTGGGCCCACCGCGGCTCGCAGGGCGAATGAGCCCGGAACAGGTGCAGCGCCACCTGCGGCGCGCCAACGAGGTGGCGCGCCACGCGCTGTCGCTGGGGAGGCATCCGTTTGGCGCGGTCCTGGTCGCGCCCGATGGCGAGACCGTGCTGGCCGAGCAGGGCAATGTGGACACGGTCAACCATGCCGAGGCCGTGCTGGCTCGCAGCGCGGCGCAGAATTTCTCCGCCGACTATCTCTGGGGCTGCACGCTCGTGACCACGGTGGAGCCCTGCGCCATGTGCGCCGGCACCCAATACTGGGCCCACATCGGCCGCCTGGTCTTCGGCATGACCGAGCAGCGCCTGCTGGCGCTCACCGGAAGCCACCAGGAGAATCCGACCCTGGATTTGCCCTGCCGCACGGTGTTCGCGAGCGGCCAGAAGGCGGTCGAGGTCATCGGCCCCGTGGAGGCGGTGGCAGAAGAGATCGCGGCGCTGCACCGCGGCTTCTGGACCTAGCGGCGCGAGGCCGCCGCATCACTGCAAGCTGATGCCGGTGTCGCGAAACACCTTGCGCCACACATCGACCTGGGATGCGATCACCTGGGCGGCATGCGCCGGCGTGTCGATCACCAGATCCACCCCCTGCTGCTCGAAGCGGGCCTTGACCTCCGGGTCGCGCATGACGCGGTTCAAGTCGGCATTGAGCCGATCGACCACCGGCCTGGGCGTGCCGCGCGGCGCCATGATGCCGAAGATGGACACCACGTCGTTGCCCAGGCGGATGCCGGACTCGCGAAAGGTCGGCACATCCGGCAGCGCCGCGATGCGCTGGGCATTGGACACGGCCAGCACCTTGATGCGGCCAGTCTTGAGGTTGTTCAGCGCGGTGGACACGTTGACGAACATGACGTTGATCTGCCCGCCGATCAGGTCCGTCACGCCTGGTGCCGAGCCCTTGTAGGGCACGGGCAGCAGGTCGATCCTTGCCTCGCGCTTGAGCATTTCGCCGGCAATGTGCTCCAGCGATCCGTTGCCCGTGGTCGCGAACGAGTACGCGCCGGGTTTCGCTTTCGCGAGCTGGATGAATTCCTGCAGCGTGTTCGCCGGCAGCGACTGGTTGGCGATCATCACGTTGGGCAGGTTGGCCGAGATCGCCACCGGCTCGAAATCCTTCACGAGGTCGTAGCCGTTGGTGCCGGCCATCAGCGTCGCATTCATCGCGTAGGACGTGATCGGCGCCATCAGCAGCGTGTTGCCGTCGGCCGGCGCCTTGGCCACGTACTGGGCGCCGATATTGCCCGAGAAGCCTGGACGGTTGTCGATGATCACCGGCTTGCCGCGCAGCGCCGAGAGCTTCTGGCCCAGCACGCGGGCCATCGCGTCCAGCGCGCCGCCCGCCGGGTAGCCGACCACGAGATTGATGTCGCGCTCGGCGCCCTGGGCCTGCGCCAGCAGGGGCAGCCCCGCCAGCACGGTCAGCGCGCAGGCCAGCGTATGGCGCCGCAGGTTTGAAAACATGGTATTTCTCCGGTTCAAGGTTGGGAATCGAGAGCCAGCGCCCGGCGGAGGTCATCCGCCGTCAGTGCTGGCATCTGCATCAGCGTCTCATGCAGGTTGCGCGCGCGGGCTTCACCGAGCAGCGGCTGCGCGCAGCGAACGAACTTGCCGGCATGCTCGGCGGCCGACAGGGGCAGGCTCGGGTGGCCACGCGGCTTGGCCTGGCGCGCACGGAATTCGGGCCGCGTCCGGTGGGTCACGATGACCTCGGCGAAATCGCCATTGTCCGCAGGGAAGTCGTCGCCGACCTCCACCAGGATGCGGTCGGCCCACGGCCGCAGCAGCGGGTCATGGACACTTGCGTCGCTGAAATCGCCCAGTGCCTGGCGGCCGTAGGCGAGCGCAACCCCCACGCAGTACTCCACATGGAACTTGGCTTCCATGCCGCCCGCGGGCCAGCGCTTGCCGCGCGCCGCCTCCAGGCGGCGGCTGATCCGGCAACGCACCTGCGCCACGTCGTGGCGTTCAATGTGCCCGCCGGCCACGGCATCGAGCACGAGGTCGATCAGGGCGTGCATCAG
This Variovorax terrae DNA region includes the following protein-coding sequences:
- a CDS encoding ABC transporter permease, encoding MKNRKQIERWSPWILLVAVIMLWQFICAAFNVSEFIFPSPWRIWTQFMEFKLIIAGHAWRTFWVTMAGFGIAIVVGVLLGFVIGSSRLAYAAMYPLMTAFNALPKAAFVPILVVWFGIGVGPAILTAFLISFFPIMVNIATGLATLEPELEDVLRVLGAKRWDVLIKVGLPRSMPYFYGSLKVAITLAFVGTTVSEMTAANEGIGYLLISAGSAMQMGLAFAGLVVVGAMAMVMYELFSYVEKHTTAWAHRGSQGE
- a CDS encoding 2Fe-2S iron-sulfur cluster-binding protein, with the protein product MIEVIFITNQAKAVKAPENSNLLRVSLREQGGIPFKCGGGLCGTCRCKIEQGLENTDGIKDKERKHLSEADIRDGYRMACQTFIHGNVSVSWEPRKPAPVSPSLRPATLS
- a CDS encoding ABC transporter substrate-binding protein, producing the protein MQKRVFLQITAALAAAGAFASAQAQTTPIKFQLDWRFEGPAALFLLPAAKGYFKDAKLDVTVDAGNGSGGAVQRVASGAYQIGFADLAALMEFHANNPDAPNKPVAVMMVYNNTPASVMALKKSGIKSPADLNGKKLGAPVFDAGRRAFPIFAKANNVSSVQWTSMDPPLRETMLMRGDVDAITGFTFTSLLNLEARGAKADEVVILPYADYGVKLYGNVIIASPQIIKDNPGAVKAFLQAFAKGAKEVMAKPEAAIEYVKQRDGIINVALETRRLKLAIDTVINSPDARAEGFGQANPGRMSLMASQVSDAFATKTRVNPEAVWNGSFLPSQAELNVLPAKK
- a CDS encoding GntR family transcriptional regulator, whose product is MPASSLPVATTSPVKLGEQHRPLSAIISDTLRERILSGEFPTGHRLVEGHLSEEMGVSRIPIREALRLLAAEGLLTIEPRRGASVALLSDQMAHDMVEVRATLEGLNAKLAAQRRDDKTVARLQDVLDQGKTAVNDGHTERFVELNAQFHELLATIANNGVLTELMRSLRERTGLLFAPSNMQRARQNWEEHAQILQAVIAGNGELASLLAMQHVHNAAQAYAASRPPAP
- a CDS encoding Bug family tripartite tricarboxylate transporter substrate binding protein, producing the protein MFSNLRRHTLACALTVLAGLPLLAQAQGAERDINLVVGYPAGGALDAMARVLGQKLSALRGKPVIIDNRPGFSGNIGAQYVAKAPADGNTLLMAPITSYAMNATLMAGTNGYDLVKDFEPVAISANLPNVMIANQSLPANTLQEFIQLAKAKPGAYSFATTGNGSLEHIAGEMLKREARIDLLPVPYKGSAPGVTDLIGGQINVMFVNVSTALNNLKTGRIKVLAVSNAQRIAALPDVPTFRESGIRLGNDVVSIFGIMAPRGTPRPVVDRLNADLNRVMRDPEVKARFEQQGVDLVIDTPAHAAQVIASQVDVWRKVFRDTGISLQ
- a CDS encoding 2Fe-2S iron-sulfur cluster-binding protein; its protein translation is MPKVVFHKSGHTYEDEVKENTNLVVRAGVRQFPYPNLVYGCGMGKCAKCACRIDRGAEHLPAPNWKEKKQLGERLERGYRLVCQLWIHHDLELTQEEAATDGGAGALPACA
- a CDS encoding ornithine cyclodeaminase family protein: MLHMNDEMVERHVTPADALAVMRDAYLSFGQGHAAMQERIRTESGGVKLSTLGAVLPDQQVAGAKVYTTIQGRFSFVILIFSTVDGRPLASFDAGAITRLRTAACSTLAAQHLARSDARVLALYGAGTQGSAHARQFAEHFALQHILLCDPYAPDDAAERLSRSCGVPVSLAAPEEAVAQADLVITASRSPEPLFSGQRLRPGAFVAAIGSSLPHTRELDDSALERCAALVVEWRTQSMREAGDIVMAAPGILPDRKIVELAQVVTGEAQPRRNNNDILIYKSVGVGLEDVALAGFAYSRIMDGKHA
- a CDS encoding nucleoside deaminase — its product is MSPEQVQRHLRRANEVARHALSLGRHPFGAVLVAPDGETVLAEQGNVDTVNHAEAVLARSAAQNFSADYLWGCTLVTTVEPCAMCAGTQYWAHIGRLVFGMTEQRLLALTGSHQENPTLDLPCRTVFASGQKAVEVIGPVEAVAEEIAALHRGFWT
- a CDS encoding ferredoxin, whose protein sequence is MSTYVILTSRPGQFRTEAVDGLQPLETYEYRFCGRARARFVIAELLTAVKVRIVDETFPPVVNHVPSKFLEKFSTLDHARGQLMHLAACGGGDAELVRQ
- a CDS encoding ABC transporter ATP-binding protein, whose amino-acid sequence is MPTAPPESDYFVDFRDVWLAYNDELLAQNHFAVEAIDLKVREGEFIAIVGPSGCGKSTFMKLTTGLKMPSMGKILIDGQPVAGPLKISGMAFQAPSLLPWRTTVDNVLLPLEIVEPYRSSFKHKRKRKEYEERARRLLQKVGLGGYEDKFPWQLSGGMQQRASICRALIHEPKMLLLDEPFGALDAFTREELWCILRDLWTEQKFNVILVTHDLRESVFLADTVYVMSKSPGRFVVKREINLPRPRDLEVTYTKEFTDIVLELRGHIGAIRKQGAEVHQ